A genomic region of Papaver somniferum cultivar HN1 chromosome 7, ASM357369v1, whole genome shotgun sequence contains the following coding sequences:
- the LOC113297014 gene encoding 50S ribosomal protein L21, mitochondrial-like: MASRRCLNPLTRHCPYLFSSNAPSLHSIVNNTAPLTLPANDHRLPLETHTSNLPQFHRKFESLCFFRSESARHFSSERGSHGKRGEEQDEEEYDDEDESEEGELSEYSDEEETGNDIPNRVPKRTYSLENKEEEAAAIGYKVIGPLDPTEKPFTPREPVFAVVQIGSHQFKVSNEDTIYTERLKFCEVNDKLILNKVLMVGSKSQTIIGRPILPEAVVHAVVEEHALDAKVIIFKKKRRKNYRRTNGHRQELTRLRITKIEGIEIPEKEAVAA, from the exons ATGGCAAGTAGACGATGCCTTAACCCCTTAACCCGCCACTGCCCATATCTCTTTTCCTCAAATGCACCATCTCTTCATAGCATCGTGAATAACACTGCTCCTCTCACCCTTCCTGCAAACGATCATCGTCTCCCACTTGAAACTCACACCTCAAATCTACCCCAATTTCATCGCAAATTTGAATCACTATGCTTCTTCAGATCCGAATCTGCTCGACATTTCTCATCTGAAAGGGGAAGCCATGGAAAGCGAGGTGAagaacaagatgaagaagaatatgatgatgaggatgaaagTGAAGAAGGAGAACTGAGTGAAtatagtgatgaagaagagactGGTAATGATATACCAAATCGTGTTCCCAAGAGAACATATTCACTAGAGAATAAGGAAGAAGAAGCGGCTGCTATTGGGTACAAAGTAATTGGTCCCCTTGATCCTACAGAAAAACCTTTTACACCTCGAGAGCCTGTTTTTGCCGTTGTCCAG ATTGGTTCCCATCAGTTCAAGGTTAGCAATGAGGATACTATTTACACAGAGAGATTGAAATTTTGCGAGGTCAATGATAAG CTAATTTTGAACAAAGTTCTTATGGTTGGATCAAAAAGTCAGACAATCATTGGTAGGCCAATTTTGCCAGAAGCAGTTGTCCATGCTGTTGTCGAGGAACAT GCTTTAGATGCCAAGGtaataatattcaagaaaaaaagaaggaagaattaTCGCCGAACCAATGGGCATCGACAG GAGCTGACTAGGTTGAGAATCACTAAGATTGAAGGAATAGAGATTCCTGAAAAAGAAGCTGTTGCTGCCTAG